The Macadamia integrifolia cultivar HAES 741 chromosome 4, SCU_Mint_v3, whole genome shotgun sequence genome contains the following window.
TTCTCCTATGAAGAGAAGTTAAATTAAATTCACATATGGCATAACATAAAGTAGAGATAGAAATCATATATTTCTGATTGTAGATGAAATACCTCACTAAATATTGGCCGTTATGCATCTTTGTACTCCATCCATTCATTTTATAATGAAAGGCCAGGACCATAGGAGTTGGTTAGGCTTTATTTGAATCAGCCATCTATCAATACCTCAGGGATATGGGAAATCTTGGAccattcttctccttccttcattCCGTACCGTTGAGTTAGCATTGGACAATTCCGGATATTCAAATGTTCAAGAGAGGTTAGGTCAGAGAGTCCATCATGTAGGGATTCAAGAATTGGGCAGTCCTTGATGCGAAAATCCCTAAGATTGGCGGGAAGCAGGCCACTTGGTATAGACACGAGAGCAGGACATCCACCAATGATGAGATTCTGAAGAGAGGTGAGATTATGAAGGCCCAAGGTATGTAGGGGTTCAAGATTCTTGCACCCCATAAGAAACGAGCATTCCTCAATCTGTAGTTGCTTAAGGTTTGTGAGTTTATGCAGACCCTTGGGCAAGGAATTCAGCTTCCCACATCTTAGAATCAATAGATCCTGAAGCACAGTGGGTAACCCCAAATCTGGAAAGGACTTAAGAGCAGGGCACTTTGTGATTACTAAGCTTTGGAGGGACATGACCATGGGCAGAGACTCCAGATTCTTGCAATCAGTGATCCTCAATGCGTGAAGTGTAGTGGGTAACTGTGTTTCCTGAAGAGACACAATTGCGGGGCAGCGTTCAATTACAAATAGTCGGAGAGACGTTAGAGTGTGTAGCTCCATGGGTAGTGACTCCAAATTCTCACAGTCTGCTATTCGAAGAACTTGGAGGCACATGAGATTGTGTAGCCCCTCAGGCAAGGATGCAAGTCCTCTAGCCCCTGCAATTACTATGTTTTCAAGACAATGGAGATTGCACATGCTCCCTGGTAGCTTCCCTAGGTTGTCACAGTCGCTAATCCACAAATACTTAAGGCTAGAAGGAAGGAGATCAATCCCAATCTCATTCTGCAGAAGAACCGTCAGATCAGTGCAATGAGAGATCTCCAAATTTTGAAGTGCTGTCAAATGTTGAATAAATCCTTTGGGTAGTGATTTGATATTTGACACATCATTAATAGATAAGGAGGTAAGTGACGAGTGATGTGGCAGTGTTTTGCTGTTGAGTACCATCCCCTTACATTTTTCCAATCTCAACTCTTTGATAGATGGAAGCGtggtaaagaaaaaatattcctCACAATATCTTATCAGCAGTGACTCCAAGGAAGGAAGTATGAGTGGTAATTCTCTCAAATTGGGACAATACAAAATTTCTAGCTTACGAAGGCAAGGGAATGAGTTATGTACATATGGTGCTGCTGCttgtgttgatgatgatgatgatgggtgGTTAGAGTCGGACAATGTTGTTATCTGAAGACAAAAATCCAAATGCAATGTATCAATGGATGGAAGACTGGGAAGCACTATCAATTTTGGACATTTACCTAGATGTAGCTGTTGTAATGAAGGAAGAAGTCGTGCTAGTTCTCTTAGCTCATCACAACTTTCTATTTCGAGTTCCATCAAGCCAGGAAAGTGGTGAGAGAACATCCTTAGCTTGGGGCAATCAAATATATACAATTTACGGAGGCAAGGGAATTGTCCTCCACCTTCTTCAACTACTTCAGGCCACTCCTCCCACTCTTCCATCATTCCAATACGTAGCGTCTCCAATGATCGAAATTGCTTATTAGTCAATGATGAGCCATCCCCATGTAACTCGCTTCCCACCATTTTTGTAGCATTGCAACCTTCAATCACTAGGTATTTGAGCAAGGGTAGTTGGCTAAGATGAGGCAGGAACCTGCATTTGCGACAACCAATGAGATGCACGGTCTCTAAATTAGAGAAGGAAGGATGCTCAATCCAACTTGGGAATCTCGTACCACCATAGTTTACAATCCATAGTGTTTCAAGATTCGTAGGAGGTTGTAATTGGTCAAGTACGTCCTCCTCTACTTTTTCATCTCTCCCCAAATCAAGAAAACTATCCTCACTTTCATAATGACTCCAATGCAGTAGTAACCCAAGAAGGTGCGGCATGTTCTTTAAATTTCCTACCATGGCTTGTGTCTCATTATTGCCTACactttccaaattaaaaatgtTCAAAGTCCCACGGAGTTGTTGGGACAAGTCCCTCAACTCGCTACTATTTTTTGATCTCACAACGTATGTGCTCAACGTTTGAAGACTAGTTAAGTTACCCACTCCTAATGGCATCTTATAGGAATCCTTACACACTATTAATGGCACCTTATAGGAATCCTTACACACTCCTAATGGCATCTCATAAGAATCCCATGAATCTGTGCGGGGCCATGCCACAGGGAGAAAAAGATGTCGAAGGTTGATGAGGTTACCCATATCCTCAGGAAACTCTCTAAGCCGCCAACAACCCGTTAGGACCAACGTCTGTAGATTGTAGAGACTTCTAATTGAGTTGGGTAACCTCACAATGTCAGAAAATGAGAGATCAAGAAACCTCAAATGTTTCAACTTGCCAATTGAATCACACAACTCACCATTGCGACAATTTCTCAAACATAGCACACGCAGGAATTGGAACTGGAAATGGAATTGCATGGTCGGCAAAAACTGCTTGTTGTGATAATTATAGTATTTCAGATCTAGAATGGTGCGTGAGCTTTTCAAGGCCTCAGATTCTGTCACCACAACATTGTCTATGTGGTAGGACAAGTGACGGATTGTCGTAAGAATTTCAGATGGCTTATCATACTCTCTCCTACAATATAGTCCACCTGAAACAACTTGTGCTAAATCATGGATCAGATCATGCATCACAAATCCTGATCCTATGTTATTGGATGACTCAAAAAATGACCTGATGTGAAGTTCTTTTGACAAGTCATAAAACAACTTCTCACGTGGAGTATAACCGAACCTCGGCAGAACAAAAGGGGATACCTGGTTATGAGGAAGAAGATCAGATAACTCAAAGAAGGACCTCATGAATAGTTCATCAAAATATTCTGCCCCTATATCTTCCAGCCGTTTTCTTCCTTTTGGTTGAACAATACCTTCCGCCATCCACAACAAGACTAATTCAATCTTGTTAAATATGTAATCTTTGGGAAATAAAGCACAATATGCAAAGCATCTCTTTAGAAGTGGCGGGAGATGATAGTAGCTTAACATAAGCGATGGAAGAATCTCACTCTCTCTTAAATCCCATATTTCATTTTCCAAAATATCTTTCCACTCACTGTTCTCCCTTTTATCTCGCAAGAGACCAGCAAGGGTCTTTACTGCCAAAGGTGAACCTTTACATTTCTTCACAATTTGTTGTCCAAATACTTCCAACTTTGTATTTGCATCAAATGAATTTTCATCCATGAAAGCGTGCCTTCTAACCAGTGCAAAACAAGCCTCATCTGACAGACCTTTTAGATCATGATCTTTTGGAACAGTGCGCACTATTGATGAAACACTTTTGTTTCGTGTTGTAACCAATATCTTGCTTCCTGGCTTACCGAATGCAAAAGGGGTGCTCAAGGCATCCCATTTCAAGTAGTTCTCATTCCACATGTCATCCAGAACCAGTAAGAATCTTTTCTTACTCAATGCTTCTTTTAGTTTCACCTGTAGCACATCCAGTGAATCAGAATCAGGCGATGACCCAGTGGCTGACTCGAGAATTTCCTTGGTTAACCTCACCACATCAAAATCTTCTGATACACAGACCCAAGCTTTCAGACCAAAATACTGTTCAACTCTGTCATCGTTATAAACAAGTTGAGCAAGGGTCGTCTTTCCAGCTCCACCCATGGCAACTATGGCTAGCACtgagaaattattattattgttattgagACTTGAAGTTTTGTCTGATAGCAACCATCCAACAATACTCCACATATCTTCCTCTATGCCAAAAACTTTAGATCTAATCACCAAAGAACTCGTTGGTGGCCTTTGACTGAATACCCTGGCCCTTGAAGACCCAGATCCCATGCTCGGGCTCAAACCCAGATCAACACCTTTGTGTGCTACACTTTTTAACCTTTCGTTGATATCCCTTACTTTTCCGTGTAGCTCTTCGATGATGTTATATACCTGATGCCCAATACCAGAAttcaacaaagaagaaacaatacTTATACTTAATGGAGTGAGGGGAAGAGGGTTGCGTACCTGTTGGGTTTGGTGAGCAGATTCCAATTTCAGCCGTAGAACTTCAGTAGCATACTCATCCAATATGTCTTCCGCATCATAGAGGACTTGCTTGAGGCGGTCAAGCCACAGTTTCACACGAACGTTGGTGAACTGCTTCACTTCAGCTTCATCAGATAAGGCTTGAATCTCAGCTGACGTCTCCTTCAGTGACTCTACTTCATCCAAGTCGATCTTCCATTGGCGTACGAAGTCTATAAACTCAGGGGTGGCCAACCTGTCGAAAGCCACCTGAAGGAATGCCGAGTGTCCCACAGATGACATCGTCTTCTTtcagagagagtgagagagagaagatgtaAAGCAAAGACAACTGAACCAGAAatcagacagagagagagaagaagaagaagaaggaagaagaaaacggTCCTCGATGTTGGTCGATAAATCAATAATGACAAGTTAATAATCCGACAAAAAATTGAACAAAACTAACAAGTGATGTAAGAAATTTGCTCTTTTTCCGTGGAAAAGACAAAGGGGGTTGTAGCCTTGTAGGTGTATATCAAAATTCCTCAAATACAAATTTGGCCAATTGATGAATCGTTCTTCCATGTTCGAATGGGGGAATTCTGGGAATTTCGTCCGCACGCTTTTGAATTATCAAATTATAGTGTAACCTCTCTCTCCATGGCTCACAGCAACCTTTACCGTTGCTGTTTATCAGAACAAGCAAACCCCGATACCGTTTCAACACACATCCTAAAATGGTCAATGAACGTTTAGATTTTAATTTGAGACTGATTCATTGCCTTTGAATTTcgtttttttattatattttaataaattatctAAGAAGACTTTACTCACGTGGAGGGGAAAAGGAAAAACGTATGTGACAGAGTCATCGACTCATAGCCTTTGACTGGCAACTTAATGCACAATGGACAATGGAAAGTCCAAtcagactatttttttttcttttggtaaagcCAATCAGACCAAATGACTATGAAATTAAGTCGATACTTTCACTTATTACCTGCAAATTATATTTTACATGAAAATTTAATTTCATGTAATTAAAGTAAAAATTTGTGTTGAAAAAAATTCTGTTTGATGCAGTTTCAGCTTCAACAAATGGCCAGAGGCATGCTTCACTGTCCAACAAAGGCCTGGATTTGGATTTGTCTGGCACTTTGCGTGGcgtttgaaaatatatatatgtatgaaaaaacaaaaaccaaaccaacaTATAAACTTTTTTAAGGCTTGTTAGAACATCAAAACTTCTCTTTACCCAAGGATGATTGGTCCATCGGTGAATCATAGTGGACAAATGCCTCTGAAAGCATCTTACTTGGGTTTGAATCCCCTTGGCGTCACCCTTGTTTCTTCCTTGGTGCTCCCATCCTATTTGGAATATAAATGTCTTGTGGGGGTCATAGGGATTATTCCCACTCTAAAGGATGTAATtcgttattaaaaaaaaaaaaacttagctTCCCATGCGCCAAGCTCCCATCAATACTCGAATGAGATATTTTCGTTGGAAACCAGATACTACCTGACCCTAGTAAAACTAGttacagagaagaaaaaaatgcataaCTGTGGTGAACCTTCATTCCTGCTGgatgaaaactttctccattgaCTTATGCTCCAAAAAATATACAAGTTATCTTCATGATAGGGTAAAAATATAATATGAACTTCTGGAAAATACATTCTGCTATATTTCACTGAAGCTTGTAACCAGAATGGAACACATGAGCATGAAATTCTACTCAGTGTCAAATCTTGGTTCCCATGTAGCCAACAAGCTTTGTCAGACCAGCACATTCATTATTTTGTGTTAGAAACCAACTGGATCATTTGGTTTTTGATTAGTTTTATCAGTTACAAGCACATCTAGTCTGTTCATGGAACCTGAAAGGGCTCCCAATTCCCAGTTTGCCAAAATGACCAACCAGTTTGGTTGTGCTCAAACACTCAACAAACTCTAAAAAGATACGTTTTTATTGATTGGGGATGGCTTAGAGGGAATAGAACCAGATCACCTGCAAGGCAAACCCCTGCCCTGTAAAAATTATCAAAACATGCTCACTGCAATCTGTATGTTTccaacatttattttttattccccCTTGCAGATTGAGTTTTGTACAGATCAAAGTCAGATCACAACAGCCTTATGTAAGAAAACAATTTTATTACAATTGGTATGAATTCTGCACTGAACAGAAACAAAGATTTTCTATTTCAGAGTTCTGTATAAAATTCCAAGCATATTGCCAAAAAGTAACAACTTTTTATTACATTTGGGATCATTTCTAAAAAGAATTTCGCACTGAGCAGAAACAAAGATTTCCTATTTCAAGAGTCATGGAGAAAATTTTCGGCATATTGACTCAAAGTTTCTGTGGATCAGGGGATGCAGTAGATGTTGGTCAACCCACCTCCTTCGAAAGGCCAGAATATCAAagcaaccaaatgaaaggaaagaacAGTCGAACTAGATGAAACCAAAGCTGAAGTGATAAAATCAAGTGGCCAACTATAAGAAATGCCttccaataaataaaataaccagCAAAACCACCTCTCTATAGATTGTTGCGAAGCAGAAGAGCTGTGGTCTTAACCTCATGTAACACAGTCTTCTTGGATGTTCCTACTAAGCGGGCTTCACTTCTTTTCAGTCTGCCTCTGGGAAACCTGTGCATCTCCTATCCTTGATTCATGCTACCTCTTACGGCGGCCATGTTTTGACTTGGAAACTTTACCAGTTTTACCAGTATGCTTCACCATGTGCTCTTGGGTGCCACCAACTTTTTCATCAGATGGGAGTTTCAGAGGTGTCTCTGGCCAAGGTGTATGCTTTGCAGGCACAGTAATCTCCAAAGGAGAATCAATTATCCATCTATGAATAGTATGAACTAATGtcagataaaatgaaaatgacTAAAGGAGCAATAATCTAAAGTGGGTAAGAGCAGTAAACATGATCTGCAGTACTAGGTGATGACATTCAGTTGACTGTACATGCTGCACTAACAGTGGCCAAAGTTCTAGGTTAATGGAAAAGATGATATGAGAAGTTAGAACACCAATTGAACTGCTTTCCTAGTAGTCATTGGGGTGCAACTTGGGCATGCTCCATCCAACCTTAACTGGCCCAAACTAATCTATTGTGTTGAATTGGTAGGCTTTTTCATTCCCGAGGTTCAGTTAGATAGAGACAGTGATGTCTTGGGTTCAACTCTGATAGAGTAGCATCAATAAAAATTTCTCAATAAATTGACACTACTTATCTATGTAAAATTACATCCAACTTCACTCAACCTGAGTCTAACGCAACTTGAGCAGGGTTCTGGTATGGACTGAGCATCACAGGTTGGAGGTCAGGCTTAGTTGGGTTAGAGTGGAGTTCTATGGCTCTTTGGCTCTTTGGCTCTTTGGCTCTTTGGCTCTTTGGCTTGAGtatccttttattttcaataaataatGCTTTTTAGCTTGATTTGTAGCTCCACCCAGCATTAACAACAATGTTATAACAAAACCATTAGGTTAGGATACTGTATTATGGTAAGTTTTCATCTTAATAAGGTATATTATAACTTCTCCCTCATCTGCATCTACTCATATCGCCTCGTGTAATTAGATCCCATCCCAAGATAttgaattttcattttgaaaattCCACTCACAAAAATGTATGATAATGTTATCCCCATCTTAAAACATTTTAAAGCTCAAACTTTTCATTTCATGCTGAAATATTTATCAGAACCACCTTGGCAACAATGCATATTTCCCGCTTTTGAAATTGCTTGTGTACCAATTGCAAGTTATATTGTTAAAATAAACGGCTGGACTTGTATAGGTGAAAGAATGAATTTTCCATAGGAAGCAAACTCATTAATCTCTAGAACAACATGATATAAATTATTAATTCTCCAGACAAGTAGTTCCAGCATAGCAATAATTTGAGGACTTATTTACCTAATCAATTTTAAACAAGATCATAGGAGGCAATTACATAATATATATCAAAAGGAAGGACTGATCAAGATTCTATTTATGGAATCTGAAGCCTCAAAGGGacaaacatgaaaaataaaatcaatctaGCTTCCTGTATGTAACAGACGCATAAACAATCAACATAACAAAGATTCATTCAAAAGACTCAACAAGTCATTCATTGATGATAAAAACATAAACCAATTTAGAAGAACATAAAAGGGTTAGAATCAATAAGGAAGACATTAGAGAGTCGAGTCTTACCCAGGAGGGAACCTGCCATCcacacgagcttcaactcgaaGCCACCACAGCAGAACTTTGCGCCCACAAGTACCCAGAGGCTCCACAATGGAAGCATCCTTCAAAAGAGACAAAGGACTCTCAAGGTCACCCCCATTCCTCTCCAGTGTATCTAGATCCTTAACCCAATCTGGCTTATCCTCTGCTTCCTTCCAGACCAACCTGGAATTCAGAACGAACCCAGCCCATTCTAGCTTCCTAGGCAGCACTGTTGCGCTGTCACCAATGTAAGTGGCACTCTTCTCATCAGAAGTCAGGGGATTGAATGTGTGCCAACCGACCAAATTTCCAGATGAGTCACAAGCAGGGCCTTGAACAGGCAAAGGTGAGTTCTCATCATTCTGCTTCTGAGTCAAAGACTCATCTGGGTTCCCGGAATGAGCAAGAATTCCAACTGAAACAGCACCAAACCATTTTACAGATTGGATTTCATCGAATAACTCCCTGCTATGCATATTACTATCATCCCCAAACACCACAATTCCATCCAAGCTCTGGTCCCTGACAACTCTGTTTACCGAAACGCCCATGAAATCAAGTTGAAATCTCTAAAAAGcttaaaaatgaacaaacaggTAAAGAACAGAGAATTCACCTCAGGGCACGAAGCCGCATTCGAGCTTCCATTTGATGGCGATCCTCCCAGGAAATTGGCATCCGTTCATCAAAACCGATGTGGATAGTTCGACAACCGCACTTGGCGAGAAGAGAAGCTGTCTCAGTAGTAGGTCCTCCGGCTTCAACGACTATCCAGGTGAGATTATAGGGAGCAAGCATCAGCGAATGCATTAGGCCTGTGAGATGAAGGGTTTGGAAGGTGCGGACGTAGGTCGGTGTGATAACAATCAATGGTCTTGGGTTCTTAATCCCATATTGAAGCCGCTGTCCGCTCTGAACTCTCTCCAAAATACGATGAGCTTTCATGACCTCAACGGGATCCGGGTGAGGCCAGGGACGGACAAGGATCCCATGACGACCAACAACGATGTGGCTGCCGGTGTTAATATGGGTTGTCTCATTGAAAGGAGTGTCTGGATTCTGAAGCGTAGGCAGGGTCTGTGAGGTGAGGCCCTCGGCGACATTGGTTGTGGTGGAGGTGAAAGTCGTGTTGTAGAGGTGGTTTGTTATGGAGGAGATATTATTGTTGGTAgtggagaagaggagaaagatgaTGAGACGAGAAAATCTGAAACCCATTACGAGGCTGAAGAGACAGAAGAGGCCATGGAGGACTAACCAGAAGAGAGCCGACGGCGATTTGTAGGGACCATCAATTCCAGAGTCTAGAAGACCATTTGGTCTGAAGTTGTTCCGGCGGTTGTTCCAGGTCTGCTGCATCACCCAGAGCTTCATCTTTCCCCTGTTCACTgatctcctctccctctctctttctcaattgGGTTCTTCTACAAACAGAGAGGTGAAAATTGGGAATGGCGAGGGAAGTTGAGGTGTCTTTTGTCATGAGTTGGAGTAAAGACAGACGCCAGTACCTGAATGAAAGCGATGTTTGGGAGAAGTTCGGTGGTGGGCCAATTAGCCGGTGACTgattcttctccctcctctctctctctctctctctctctctctctctctctcttattttgaatcaattttttcatttatttcaaaattttttttttttttgggtacttcTGCATTTGAACTTTTATCAGAGATTTCTTTAGATTTTACTAATGAAACGGAAGATAAATGTCTTCTTCCATAGTGGCAAACAGACAGAGAGACAGAAGGAGACTAGAGACTAGAGTCTAGAAGGAGATGAAACATAGGTAGGCGGAGATCCGGGGCGGGAATTCCTGTAATGGTGTTAaacggtttggtttgatttgatatgGTCCGATATAAATTATTTTAAGTAAATTaaaaaaccgaaccatttaataaaccgAAATTATATAACgagtttttttatgttttcaaatttttattcaaATGAATACTATTAAAATTTTAACGAAATAGACGTAAAATATGTCAATTATTTAACCATTTAAATGGTTTAATTCGGTTTAATTAAATGgttttaatttaaaatcaaagtcaaataaatttattaaaCAGTTTTTTCGATTTCGATGTAAATGGTTCAGTTAGATTTCGGTAAACTATTTTTTGTTTAGTTTTAACATCCTTAGTTTCTAGTCAGGGTTTTAGTATTCGCGAATGGATTAGGTATTCAACTTTCATCGTAATGGGTCAGGTGATCACTCATCTATTCCTTAAATAtgttgattttagggttttttcaaaTGATTCAGCTAAGTCTAATCTAATTTGGATCAGAATTGATGTTGAATCATATGCGGGGGTTGAACCCAGATAAGTTTCACTAGAAAGTTGGGGCGGGTTAATATTGTTTTGGGTTCCTTTACTTGAAAGCCAGTATTAAGGATTGAAGTCTTTCAATTCCGTATTAGTGATATTAGAGCAGTCATTCTCGCCTGGCCAACCCAACCCATGCCTTAGGAAGggttgcataaaaaaattaatatgaaTTAATATGATTTTAGATTCTCATCTTGTAAGTCGATTTAGGGGATTAATTCAACCTCTTTTGTCACTAATTTAAGCGTTTTTAAATACATGGTCCTATGCTGATATTTGGAGACAGAAAAACCCTTGGTTATGAAGCATCCGCGACCACGCGTGCCATTGAGAATATCCACATACACTGCTGGTCTAAATAGGGAATTTAGTCAATTATGGAATGACGTCGCCGTTAAAACATTGTCCGAGTCTCACCGGTAGGTAAAATTCCGGCGAATAATCTGTTGGACAATGCGGTGGGCTGTCACAGTCACAGCTCACAGTGGATGATTCGAACAGGAGGGAGATGCGACAGCCTACCGGTTTGTACTTGGGGGTTGCAAACAATTGCAAGTAAGCAAGTTTAATATGTAAATTATAATCTACAGTTTCCTCAtctctttcctttccattttttttttttttaatagtatttTCTTATGGTTTCTTTTGTTGACCTCTCACATTTTTGTCACGGGCTAAGCATGCATTTTTCAATCTTACATATTTGATGGGAAATAATTTCTCTTGAGCTGGTGACGTGGGATGGAATCTATCATTCCCCACATCAGCATCTTATTGctgacatctctctctctctctctcacagaagAGTAGTGCCTCCATTGTCTGCACCAGAGATTGGATGGCTTTTTTCACCGATGGTAGGGTCGGTCCTTCATCTCGGGTAGAGGTGATATGGATCCGGATCTTCTCCAACGCATTGGGCATTCAGTACAATATCTAGTGGCTGAGAACatagttttaagtatcggtatcagatatATCGTATTGGTTTGATAGGTCTTTGATCCTAATACTTTTGTCGATATTGTATCGGTTTGAACAATATGGATTAGGGGTAAAAAGGTAAGAAATTACTTAGGAAATATAGGCGATTCGATACCGTCGTTTCAATATTGTATCAATTTTAAAGATGGCCAATATTATATCG
Protein-coding sequences here:
- the LOC122075735 gene encoding probable beta-1,4-xylosyltransferase IRX14H, with protein sequence MKLWVMQQTWNNRRNNFRPNGLLDSGIDGPYKSPSALFWLVLHGLFCLFSLVMGFRFSRLIIFLLFSTTNNNISSITNHLYNTTFTSTTTNVAEGLTSQTLPTLQNPDTPFNETTHINTGSHIVVGRHGILVRPWPHPDPVEVMKAHRILERVQSGQRLQYGIKNPRPLIVITPTYVRTFQTLHLTGLMHSLMLAPYNLTWIVVEAGGPTTETASLLAKCGCRTIHIGFDERMPISWEDRHQMEARMRLRALRVVRDQSLDGIVVFGDDSNMHSRELFDEIQSVKWFGAVSVGILAHSGNPDESLTQKQNDENSPLPVQGPACDSSGNLVGWHTFNPLTSDEKSATYIGDSATVLPRKLEWAGFVLNSRLVWKEAEDKPDWVKDLDTLERNGGDLESPLSLLKDASIVEPLGTCGRKVLLWWLRVEARVDGRFPPGWIIDSPLEITVPAKHTPWPETPLKLPSDEKVGGTQEHMVKHTGKTGKVSKSKHGRRKR